One part of the Lotus japonicus ecotype B-129 chromosome 2, LjGifu_v1.2 genome encodes these proteins:
- the LOC130738910 gene encoding heavy metal-associated isoprenylated plant protein 26-like isoform X1, protein MLWHAHNRNKEAENNYFCMVMRINIDCNGCYRKVKRALLDMSELESHFLEKNQTRVIVCGRFIPQDVAIKIKKKTNRRVEILEIQDLSEDNNSEMEEEEQDQKPMNNNWTLLATRNQMGTCLV, encoded by the exons ATGTTGTGGCATGCGCATAATAGGAACAAAGAAGCCGAGAATAAT TACTTCTGTATGGTGATGAGGATCAATATTGATTGCAATGGTTGTTACAGAAAAGTGAAGAGAGCCCTTCTTGACATGTCAG AGTTGGAGAGCCATTTCCTAGAGAAGAACCAGACCAGGGTAATTGTGTGTGGCAGGTTTATCCCACAGGATGTTGCAATCAAGATAAAGAAAAAGACTAATCGTAGAGTTGAGATCTTGGAGATACAGGACTTGAGCGAAGATAACAATTCtgaaatggaagaagaagaacaagaccAGAAACCAATGAATAATAATTGGACTCTTCTAGCCACCAGGAATCAAATGGGAACGTGTCTTGTTTGA
- the LOC130738910 gene encoding heavy metal-associated isoprenylated plant protein 25-like isoform X2, translating into MTVKYFCMVMRINIDCNGCYRKVKRALLDMSELESHFLEKNQTRVIVCGRFIPQDVAIKIKKKTNRRVEILEIQDLSEDNNSEMEEEEQDQKPMNNNWTLLATRNQMGTCLV; encoded by the exons ATGACAGTGAAG TACTTCTGTATGGTGATGAGGATCAATATTGATTGCAATGGTTGTTACAGAAAAGTGAAGAGAGCCCTTCTTGACATGTCAG AGTTGGAGAGCCATTTCCTAGAGAAGAACCAGACCAGGGTAATTGTGTGTGGCAGGTTTATCCCACAGGATGTTGCAATCAAGATAAAGAAAAAGACTAATCGTAGAGTTGAGATCTTGGAGATACAGGACTTGAGCGAAGATAACAATTCtgaaatggaagaagaagaacaagaccAGAAACCAATGAATAATAATTGGACTCTTCTAGCCACCAGGAATCAAATGGGAACGTGTCTTGTTTGA
- the LOC130738906 gene encoding uncharacterized protein LOC130738906, producing MNDDSNKRVRDDDESPDSPHRVDSPESKIRRVELVSDGNSNSNSNSSLSESDLTRVDSVESVLDSDVQLQDDILNMLDDTDNVPERDSVLGLDSVIKSFEDEILASGLDPGLVEVSGSPGELLPENLGYLLEASDDELGLPPTVAPDEEPGRVCPEGVDLTGFVGFEDDVPSYDEFGFGAGWPVETDGADAGDGGFVTGDGLFDYTEPAGDVLWRSESLQAM from the coding sequence ATGAACGACGATTCTAACAAACGAGTCCGTGACGACGACGAGTCACCTGACTCACCTCACCGAGTCGACTCACCCGAGTCCAAGATTCGCAGGGTCGAGTTGGTCTCGGATGGGaactcaaactcaaactcaaactcGAGCTTGTCCGAGTCTGACCTTACCCGGGTTGACTCAGTGGAATCGGTTCTCGACTCGGACGTGCAACTGCAGGATGACATTCTGAACATGCTTGACGACACAGACAACGTGCCGGAGCGTGACTCGGTGCTGGGTCTCGACTCTGTCATCAAGAGCTTTGAGGATGAGATACTAGCCTCGGGTTTGGATCCGGGTCTGGTGGAAGTGTCGGGTTCTCCCGGCGAGTTGTTGCCGGAGAATCTGGGCTATCTTCTTGAGGCTTCAGATGACGAGCTCGGGTTGCCGCCGACGGTGGCTCCGGATGAGGAACCGGGTCGGGTTTGCCCGGAAGGGGTGGATTTGACTGGTTTCGTGGGGTTTGAGGATGATGTTCCTAGCTACGATGAGTTCGGGTTCGGAGCTGGGTGGCCGGTGGAGACTGACGGCGCCGACGCCGGTGACGGAGGGTTCGTGACGGGAGACGGGTTGTTTGATTATACGGAACCGGCGGGGGATGTTTTGTGGCGGTCGGAGTCGTTGCAGGCCATGTAG
- the LOC130738909 gene encoding cold shock protein CS66-like: MAHFQEQYGDQARKVDEYGNPVSSPVDQYGNPVHQSGHTGTGGGYTADTGRHHGTTGVGGTGYGTTGGDTGTGYGTGGETGYGTTGGGGTGTGGGTGYSTGGHETGYGTTGSGGGTGVMDKIKEKLPGTGGTTGTHGYGSGAGTGYGHTGGTGTGYGTGAGTEYGTTGGGGGQGVMDKVKEKLPGTGGTTGTHGHGTTGTHGHGTTGTGTGYGTGGHGTDYGTTGTHGHGTTGTGTGYGTGGHGTEYGTTGTGGGGGVMDKIKEKLPCAGSTATHEYGSGGTTGTTTTTTGHHGEQHHEKKGIMDKIKEKLPGTGNH, translated from the coding sequence ATGGCGCATTTTCAAGAGCAGTATGGTGATCAAGCCCGCAAGGTTGATGAGTATGGAAACCCAGTGAGTAGCCCAGTTGACCAATACGGCAACCCTGTTCATCAGAGTGGTCACACCGGTACCGGTGGTGGCTATACCGCTGACACCGGGAGACACCATGGAACTACCGGTGTTGGCGGCACTGGGTACGGAACCACTGGTGGAGACACAGGAACAGGGTATGGAACTGGTGGTGAAACAGGGTATGGAACTACTGGCGGCGGTGGCACTGGAACCGGTGGTGGTACAGGGTATAGTACTGGTGGCCATGAAACAGGGTATGGAACCACCGGTAGCGGCGGTGGCACAGGCGTAATGGACAAGATCAAGGAGAAGCTTCCTGGTACCGGTGGAACCACCGGCACTCATGGGTATGGTAGTGGTGCTGGCACAGGATATGGACACACTGGTGGCACAGGAACAGGGTATGGAACTGGTGCTGGAACAGAGTATGGAACCACCGGTGGTGGCGGGGGGCAAGGAGTTATGGATAAGGTCAAGGAGAAGCTTCCCGGTACCGGTGGAACCACCGGAACTCATGGTCATGGAACCACCGGAACTCATGGTCATGGAACCACCGGCACAGGAACAGGGTATGGAACTGGTGGTCATGGAACAGACTATGGAACTACCGGCACTCATGGTCATGGAACCACCGGCACAGGAACAGGGTATGGAACTGGTGGTCATGGAACAGAGTATGGAACCACTGGtaccggtggcggtggtggagtaatggataagatcaaggaaaagCTTCCTTGTGCCGGCTCCACCGCCACTCATGAGTATGGCAGTGGTGGGACCACCGGCACTACCACTACCACTACTGGTCACCATGGAGAGCAGCATCATGAGAAGAAAGGGATAATGGATAAGATCAAGGAGAAGCTTCCTGGCACTGGAAACCATTAG
- the LOC130738908 gene encoding uncharacterized protein LOC130738908, with the protein MAFTVAATGSGASSGGAAILCGNSTTATPYTPLSHLALPSSSSRTRRSLHLVSAKKLSRPRRSDLNIPETTTTIADQEPQWTAEIGAGTGNDGYPDRALPGSEVDFFEGPQWDTVGLMGEYLWVAGVVFAILAGLFGAANYNQGASDFKDTPAYKESVQSRELLEQPDASDSDVFESNPTEVAPSLE; encoded by the exons ATGGCATTCACCGTAGCAGCCACTGGTAGTGGCGCTTCTAGTGGCGGTGCTGCAATCCTCTGCGGCAACTCCACCACCGCCACTCCGTACACACCTCTCTCCCACCTCGCTctcccatcatcatcatcacgaACAAGAAGAAGCCTTCATTTGGTCTCTGCCAAGAAGCTCTCCCGCCCCCGCCGCTCCGACTTGAACATACCTGAAACCACCACTACCATCGCCGATCAGGAACCGCAGTGGACGGCGGAGATTGGCGCCGGCACAGGGAATGATGGGTACCCCGATCGGGCGCTTCCGGGCAGTGAAGTGGATTTCTTTGAAGGGCCCCAGTGGGATACAGTTGGCTTGATGGGCGAGTATCTGTGGGTTGCTGGTGTTGTTTTTGCG ATACTTGCTGGCTTGTTTGGTGCCGCAAATTATAATCAAGGAgcatcagattttaaggatacTCCTGCATACAAGGAATCTGTTCAGTCTAGAGAACTTTTAGAACAACCCGATGCATCTGACTCTGATGTATTCGAGTCCAATCCCACAGAGGTGGCTCCTAGTTTGGAGTAG
- the LOC130738907 gene encoding non-specific lipid transfer protein GPI-anchored 10: MASLTTFTIVPLSQIVLLLLFSYPPNTLPQDPISSSPTMAQCTSSLLPLIPCAQFVQGTAPSPGPQCCANLKQLYIQEPLCLCLFLNDTTFTSFPINKTLALQLPSLCALRVFISACPGEQVQVAPTSPHSQFSFGTRTDPTIAASPAFSVPPRPRMMGFGFGTSNAINLKANNELIVSIALLFTFVLY, translated from the exons ATGGCTTCTTTGACCACTTTCACCATTGTTCCTCTCTCTCAAATTGTTCTCTTGCTGCTGTTTTCTTACCCACCCAACACACTTCCTCAGGATCCAATCTCCTCAAGCCCCACCATGGCCCAATGCACATCAAGCCTCCTACCTCTCATTCCTTGTGCACAATTTGTGCAGGGCACTGCTCCCTCTCCAGGGCCTCAATGTTGTGCCAACCTCAAGCAACTCTACATCCAAGAGCCACTTTGCCTTTGCCTCTTTCTCAATGATACCACCTTCACCTCTTTCCCCATCAACAAGACACTTGCTCTGCAACTTCCATCTCTTTGCGCGCTTCGAGTTTTTATCTCTGCATGTCCAG GGGAACAAGTGCAGGTGGCTCCAACTTCACCACATTCACAGTTTTCCTTTGGGACGAGGACCGACCCTACTATTGCTG CTTCTCCAGCATTTTCAGTGCCTCCAAGACCTAGAATgatgggatttgggtttggaaCAAGCAATGCCATTAACTTGAAGGCAAACAATGAATTAATTGTGTCTATCGCATTGTTGTTCACATTTGTGCTTTACTAG